GCCGCTTCAACATAGGAAAAATCGCCCATATCGACGAGCACAATCGGCGCGCGAAATTCCTCCGGAATCTTTTGCAGGGCTGTGCGAATCTCGTCCCTCAGCTCAGCTTGGAGAAAATGCGAGTCAGGCCCCGGCTCATGTGTTGCGAGGTTATCCCAGTACTCGGCGCCGCTTTCAATCGCGGCCTTATGAGGCTCGATGGGGATTATGTTCTTAACCCGGTTGTACGAGTCGATGAAAAAATTATGCAGGATCTTGGTCAGCCAGGCTTTCATATTGGTGCCCGGCTCGAACTGCTGGCGCGCGTTGAGCGCCCTTAAAACCGTCTCTTGTACGCACTCATTCGCTCGGTCGCGGTCCTTCGCCAGATGAGACGCCACCCGGTACAAGTGATCGAGGTGGCCGAGCAGCTCAGCGGCAAAACTCTCTGATTCCTTCGACTGGTTGCGATCCCGGAAAAGCACCCGGTCATAGTAGCGAAGGGCAAGGACCGTGTCCATCAATTGGCACAACGGTTGGGCGGCGGCGAAAGTTCCCAAGCCCGGGCTATTCACATAGGGAAAGTTAGTAACCCTTCCGGAAAATCTAGCGCCAATCATGCCAACGTGGCGGCCGCGCTCAATAATCTGGCGCTGCTCTATCAGTCCCAGGATCTCCATGCCAAGGCCGAGCCGTTGTATCGCGAAGCGCTAGTTATCTTCGAGAAAACTTTAGGGCCCTTTCATGCCAGCGTCGCCACCAGCCTCAA
The sequence above is a segment of the Deltaproteobacteria bacterium genome. Coding sequences within it:
- a CDS encoding tetratricopeptide repeat protein, whose protein sequence is MVAIPEKHPVIVAKGKDRVHQLAQRLGGGESSQARAIHIGKVSNPSGKSSANHANVAAALNNLALLYQSQDLHAKAEPLYREALVIFEKTLGPFHASVATSLNDLADVYEKQQR
- a CDS encoding sigma-70 family RNA polymerase sigma factor, which codes for MEILGLIEQRQIIERGRHVGMIGARFSGRVTNFPYVNSPGLGTFAAAQPLCQLMDTVLALRYYDRVLFRDRNQSKESESFAAELLGHLDHLYRVASHLAKDRDRANECVQETVLRALNARQQFEPGTNMKAWLTKILHNFFIDSYNRVKNIIPIEPHKAAIESGAEYWDNLATHEPGPDSHFLQAELRDEIRTALQKIPEEFRAPIVLVDMGDFSYVEAAEILSCPVGTIRSRLSRGRRLLYRHLKNYVSADGK